The following proteins come from a genomic window of Alicyclobacillus dauci:
- the pgsA gene encoding CDP-diacylglycerol--glycerol-3-phosphate 3-phosphatidyltransferase, protein MNLPNMLTLLRLLLIPCYLWAFYATSSPHKVLALLVLLFAGLTDVLDGYIARTYKLETYAGQLLDPLADKLMMVAVLFSLIQSDRVPWLVAGLLVLRDVLMIIGATFFYFQGKRAVPKANVWGKMTTLCYYVAICSIILAWPSDTSGEVLLWFTVALSYVTTALYVAGMDIVTIRRRVY, encoded by the coding sequence TTGAATTTACCGAACATGTTGACCCTGCTCAGGCTCTTATTGATTCCTTGTTACCTGTGGGCGTTCTACGCAACATCCAGCCCGCACAAAGTGCTCGCCCTGCTTGTCTTGTTGTTCGCAGGACTCACAGACGTGCTTGACGGCTACATCGCTCGTACATATAAGCTAGAGACGTATGCCGGACAGCTTCTCGATCCGCTCGCCGACAAACTCATGATGGTCGCCGTGCTCTTTTCACTCATCCAGTCGGACAGGGTGCCATGGCTCGTCGCAGGCCTCTTGGTTCTTCGCGACGTCCTCATGATTATCGGTGCAACGTTCTTCTACTTTCAAGGCAAACGCGCCGTCCCGAAGGCAAACGTGTGGGGCAAGATGACCACACTCTGCTACTACGTCGCCATTTGCTCTATCATTCTAGCTTGGCCCAGCGACACGAGCGGGGAAGTTCTTCTCTGGTTCACCGTCGCCTTGTCCTACGTGACGACCGCGCTTTACGTCGCCGGCATGGACATCGTTACAATTCGGAGGCGTGTGTATTGA
- the mreB gene encoding rod shape-determining protein: MFSRDIGVDLGTANVLVHVKGQGIVLDEPSVVAIDQVTKQVVAVGEEARRMLGRTPGNIVAIRPLREGVIADFDVTEIMLRHFLRKTVGKSAFARPRVMICIPAGITSVEQKAVREAAEACGIKHVDLIEEPKAAAIGAGLNIFEPSGSMVVDIGGGTTDVAVLSLGDVVTSTSLRVAGDKLDEAIVKYIRRTYNLMVGERTAEELKKELATVYPGGRTNSMDVRGRDMVSGLPKTITVHAEEMREALQEPIQAIVQATKSVLEKTSPELAADIFDKGVILTGGGALVDGLDKLLQDELQIPVHIAENPMHCVVIGTGRVLDSPEWRRYREVRGRKPGKRAR, encoded by the coding sequence ATGTTTTCTCGGGATATAGGGGTCGACTTAGGAACCGCAAACGTGCTGGTGCACGTCAAAGGACAAGGGATTGTACTCGATGAACCCTCCGTCGTTGCGATAGATCAGGTGACAAAACAGGTGGTTGCTGTCGGCGAGGAAGCCCGCCGCATGCTTGGTCGTACGCCAGGCAATATCGTCGCTATACGGCCGTTGCGCGAAGGCGTGATTGCGGATTTTGATGTGACGGAGATCATGCTTCGTCACTTCCTCCGCAAGACAGTTGGCAAAAGCGCTTTTGCCCGGCCGCGGGTGATGATTTGTATTCCTGCAGGGATCACGTCGGTCGAACAGAAGGCAGTACGGGAAGCCGCGGAAGCTTGTGGTATTAAGCATGTGGATTTGATCGAGGAACCGAAGGCGGCCGCCATCGGCGCTGGTTTGAATATCTTTGAACCAAGCGGCAGCATGGTGGTCGACATCGGCGGGGGAACGACGGACGTCGCCGTGTTGTCACTTGGCGATGTCGTCACCTCCACATCCCTTCGCGTCGCAGGGGACAAGCTCGACGAGGCCATTGTGAAGTATATCCGGCGTACGTATAACCTCATGGTGGGCGAACGGACGGCCGAAGAGCTGAAGAAAGAACTCGCCACCGTCTATCCGGGCGGGCGCACGAACAGCATGGACGTTCGCGGCCGGGATATGGTCTCCGGTCTGCCAAAGACCATCACGGTCCACGCGGAAGAGATGCGCGAGGCGTTACAAGAACCCATTCAAGCGATTGTCCAAGCGACGAAGTCGGTGTTGGAGAAGACATCGCCCGAGTTGGCTGCGGATATTTTCGATAAAGGTGTCATTCTCACAGGCGGCGGCGCGCTCGTTGACGGGTTGGACAAGCTCCTGCAAGATGAGCTGCAAATTCCCGTCCACATTGCGGAAAACCCTATGCACTGCGTTGTCATCGGGACAGGCCGTGTGTTAGACAGCCCAGAATGGCGCCGCTACCGAGAGGTGCGGGGTCGTAAACCTGGTAAAAGGGCTCGCTGA
- a CDS encoding flagellar hook-basal body protein, translating into MAMQSLLTGLNALHASSDWLDRVGENVANSNTIGYGQQQGTFQDALTMQLYGSATDPQNARRTTPPGWRGGTGSVAVGEGPDFTNMDIRQTGGQLDFAIQGPGFFTVQSPQGPLYTKAGNFIWSKQANGQFALATPSGNQVLSSTGQPIIRPANATTMQIQPNGQIVFNGSIQGPRIGIVEIGQPSSHLIAQSDNLYALAPGVQAQPATQSSVQQGALAYSNVDMTATMTDMLQAQRMFELNSESIQLTNQMMGIAATIKP; encoded by the coding sequence ATGGCTATGCAATCCCTTTTAACTGGCCTCAATGCCCTCCACGCGTCTTCCGATTGGCTGGACAGGGTCGGGGAGAATGTCGCAAACAGCAACACCATCGGCTACGGACAACAACAGGGGACGTTTCAGGATGCCTTGACGATGCAACTGTATGGTTCCGCAACGGATCCGCAAAATGCCCGCCGGACAACCCCGCCCGGTTGGCGCGGTGGCACTGGATCTGTCGCGGTCGGCGAGGGCCCGGATTTCACCAATATGGATATCCGCCAAACAGGCGGGCAGCTGGACTTCGCGATTCAAGGGCCCGGTTTCTTTACCGTCCAGAGTCCGCAAGGCCCGCTTTATACGAAAGCTGGAAACTTCATCTGGAGCAAGCAGGCGAATGGTCAGTTTGCCTTGGCAACACCGAGCGGCAACCAGGTTCTGTCTTCGACTGGTCAGCCTATCATTCGCCCAGCGAACGCGACCACCATGCAGATTCAGCCGAATGGGCAGATTGTGTTTAACGGATCGATACAGGGACCGAGAATCGGTATCGTGGAAATTGGTCAGCCATCGTCGCACCTCATTGCACAGTCGGACAACCTGTACGCTTTGGCGCCGGGCGTTCAAGCGCAACCTGCAACGCAGTCGAGCGTGCAGCAAGGAGCCCTCGCATACAGCAACGTGGACATGACGGCAACTATGACGGATATGTTGCAAGCTCAGCGGATGTTTGAGCTGAATTCGGAGAGCATACAGTTAACGAATCAAATGATGGGCATAGCGGCGACCATTAAGCCGTAA
- the spoIIID gene encoding sporulation transcriptional regulator SpoIIID yields MHDYIKERTLKIGEYIVETRNTVRTIAREFGVSKSTVHKDLTERLPEINPDLANRVKEILEYHKSIRHLRGGEATKLKYHKDDEPQNGSKKFDPRKGVSSGL; encoded by the coding sequence GTGCATGATTACATCAAGGAGCGGACGCTCAAAATCGGTGAGTATATCGTCGAAACTCGTAATACCGTTCGAACGATAGCGCGCGAGTTTGGCGTCTCGAAAAGCACCGTGCACAAGGACTTGACCGAGAGACTACCGGAAATTAACCCGGATTTGGCCAATCGTGTCAAAGAAATTCTCGAGTATCACAAGTCCATCCGGCATTTGCGTGGCGGCGAAGCAACGAAATTGAAGTATCATAAAGATGACGAACCGCAAAATGGGTCGAAAAAGTTCGATCCGCGTAAAGGAGTTTCAAGCGGGCTGTAG
- a CDS encoding M23 family metallopeptidase: protein MDEKQHPNENKNADPQNKSTGRPVNAKRVLSKRWLYPAIYLGAAAVIIGLMYARSQLSTSPTSSTGVDTNTAATGQTVTQPKEPFVWPVADGTDTSVAMGFFPQKGSLKAQEAALVNYDNTYYAHKGVDIKTKDGSSFQVTAALSGKIVTVDNQPLYGQEVIVQSADGYTEKYQSLGSVDVKKGDTIHQGQTIGTTTSNEFEKSQGNHLYFEVDYNGTPIDPESVLPKQ from the coding sequence ATGGATGAAAAACAACATCCGAATGAAAACAAAAACGCGGACCCCCAAAATAAATCGACCGGGCGTCCAGTGAATGCAAAGCGTGTATTGTCAAAGCGTTGGCTCTATCCGGCAATCTATCTCGGTGCTGCAGCGGTTATCATTGGTTTGATGTACGCGCGCAGCCAACTGTCTACCAGTCCTACATCCAGTACGGGGGTAGATACGAATACGGCCGCGACCGGGCAAACGGTGACTCAACCGAAGGAACCGTTCGTTTGGCCAGTTGCTGATGGAACCGACACATCTGTTGCGATGGGATTTTTCCCGCAGAAGGGCAGCTTGAAAGCGCAAGAGGCCGCACTCGTCAACTATGACAACACTTACTATGCCCACAAAGGTGTCGACATCAAGACCAAGGACGGCTCTAGCTTCCAGGTTACGGCGGCGTTGAGTGGGAAGATCGTGACGGTGGATAATCAGCCGCTGTACGGTCAAGAAGTGATTGTGCAGAGTGCAGACGGGTACACGGAGAAGTATCAGTCGCTTGGATCCGTCGATGTGAAGAAGGGCGATACCATCCACCAAGGTCAAACCATTGGTACGACTACGTCGAACGAGTTCGAGAAGAGTCAGGGTAACCATCTCTATTTCGAAGTCGACTACAATGGTACGCCGATCGATCCGGAATCCGTCCTACCCAAGCAATAA
- a CDS encoding flagellar basal body rod C-terminal domain-containing protein produces the protein MNVGLTTAAAGMQVNERIQQLLANNLANQATPGFKVSNPEAIENPVDQMYRGQNGTYSYIGNMGTGVTFQEGVPDFSAGTLSQTGRALDVAITDTLASGQYAAVQGGATGSTPMPGVVTVGNGGRLGVNGQALAVFDANGQPVQGVYAVRNPNYRGTALTATASAPDYDAGGNPSYLFANAQGQVIGVPGQGAAEGLSIRVGNQSNMGYHSFYPVHYVSSQGQQGIALTKSGSLQVDSNNTLVDSAGNVILPVGANGQPIQGARIVINPRFQGPEVFAKDGQPVTDSQGQASYTVVNAAGQPVPGARLGTVDADVTQLSPLGQTEYMVGNSFAPATVLPQLRTGTGQLQPGQLEESNVDPTTTMTLMLNAVNSYEANQRVIQTEDSLLQTATTDIGKVNG, from the coding sequence GTGAACGTCGGATTGACCACTGCTGCAGCAGGGATGCAAGTCAATGAACGCATCCAACAGTTGTTGGCAAACAATTTAGCCAACCAGGCCACACCAGGTTTTAAAGTTTCCAATCCCGAAGCCATCGAAAATCCCGTGGATCAAATGTACCGTGGACAGAACGGGACGTATAGTTACATCGGTAACATGGGGACGGGTGTGACGTTCCAAGAGGGCGTACCGGATTTCAGCGCGGGAACCCTGTCGCAAACGGGCCGAGCACTCGACGTCGCCATTACAGATACACTGGCGTCCGGCCAGTATGCGGCTGTGCAAGGTGGGGCGACGGGATCGACACCGATGCCAGGCGTGGTGACGGTCGGCAACGGTGGCCGGCTCGGTGTGAACGGACAAGCCCTCGCTGTCTTCGATGCGAATGGACAGCCTGTGCAAGGTGTTTATGCTGTACGAAATCCAAACTACCGGGGTACGGCGCTCACGGCTACGGCCAGCGCTCCTGACTATGATGCGGGAGGAAACCCGTCGTATCTGTTCGCGAATGCACAAGGACAAGTCATTGGGGTGCCTGGACAGGGCGCAGCCGAGGGATTGTCCATTCGCGTCGGCAACCAGAGTAACATGGGCTACCACAGTTTTTACCCGGTTCACTACGTGTCATCACAAGGGCAACAGGGCATCGCGTTGACGAAGAGCGGATCACTCCAGGTCGACTCGAACAACACCTTGGTCGACTCCGCTGGCAACGTGATTCTACCCGTCGGTGCAAATGGACAACCTATTCAGGGGGCGCGCATCGTCATCAATCCGAGATTCCAAGGCCCGGAAGTGTTCGCGAAAGACGGACAACCTGTTACCGACTCGCAGGGCCAAGCATCCTATACCGTCGTGAATGCGGCTGGACAACCGGTTCCAGGTGCGCGTCTCGGAACGGTGGATGCGGATGTGACGCAACTGAGTCCGCTCGGGCAAACTGAGTATATGGTCGGCAATTCGTTTGCCCCAGCTACGGTCCTCCCGCAATTGCGAACGGGCACTGGACAGTTGCAACCTGGTCAATTGGAAGAAAGCAATGTCGATCCGACGACAACCATGACGCTCATGCTCAATGCGGTCAATTCGTACGAAGCAAACCAACGTGTTATCCAAACGGAAGACAGTCTCCTACAGACTGCAACGACGGATATCGGCAAGGTGAACGGATAA
- the fabZ gene encoding 3-hydroxyacyl-ACP dehydratase FabZ — MELNLPLYAEDIRKILPHRYPFLLVDRVTEIEPGVSVKGYKMVTANEPHFTGHYPDYNVMPGVLITEAMAQLGGVAILSQPDFQGKRPLLSGIDGARYRGQVRPGDKLEMELTIDRLKGRLGKGSGKAYVDGKLVAEATILFALVEAE; from the coding sequence ATGGAACTCAATCTACCGCTCTATGCGGAAGACATTCGCAAAATCCTGCCACACCGCTATCCATTCTTGCTCGTTGATAGAGTCACGGAAATCGAGCCAGGCGTCAGCGTCAAAGGTTACAAAATGGTCACGGCAAACGAGCCGCACTTCACCGGCCACTACCCGGACTACAACGTCATGCCAGGCGTTCTCATTACGGAAGCCATGGCACAACTCGGTGGCGTGGCCATCCTCTCGCAACCAGACTTCCAAGGCAAGCGCCCGCTCCTCTCAGGTATCGACGGCGCCCGTTATCGCGGCCAGGTGCGCCCCGGCGATAAGCTCGAAATGGAACTCACCATCGACAGGCTCAAGGGCCGTCTTGGCAAAGGCAGCGGCAAAGCATACGTCGACGGCAAGCTCGTTGCTGAGGCGACGATTCTGTTCGCGCTGGTGGAGGCGGAGTGA